Proteins from a single region of Nocardiopsis dassonvillei subsp. dassonvillei DSM 43111:
- a CDS encoding multidrug effflux MFS transporter codes for MQSPNSPSAVPDREAVERSSSPVPVSSPAPEPEAGERWTPSRKSVALLVLVLGVLTATGPLATDMYLPAFPQITRDLGTSEAQIQLTLTAMMLGLAVGQLVIGPLSDAVGRRGPLLVGVALFTVTSVLCVFVPDVTLFIVLRFVQGVAGAAGAVIGRAVVRDLFAGDDAVRFFSRLALVMMLAPLLAPLAGAQLLLVGPWQLSFWVLAVMSALSFVLVLVWLPESLPVQDRRRQGPRQLVVTVGGLLRQPRFVGPVLTMGLSFGMLFTYVSAFSFVSQTEFGVSPQLYAGLFAVNALGMMAGTQLNGFLVGRVETLRRLGMGLVLALASVGVLAALAVLGVAQLWMVVALLALMMLSVGFIMPNATVTALDGQPAAVAGTASALMGALQFALGGGVASLAGLTETGEPSLVSMAVVMVSVAVLSLLAYVWSVRTKVR; via the coding sequence GTGCAGTCCCCGAACTCCCCCTCCGCGGTCCCTGACCGGGAGGCGGTCGAGAGGTCCTCTTCCCCTGTCCCGGTTTCTTCCCCCGCCCCCGAGCCGGAGGCGGGTGAGCGCTGGACGCCCTCGCGCAAGTCGGTGGCGCTGCTGGTGCTGGTGCTGGGTGTGCTGACGGCGACCGGGCCGTTGGCGACCGACATGTACCTTCCGGCCTTCCCCCAGATCACGCGGGATCTGGGGACGAGTGAGGCGCAGATCCAGCTGACGCTGACGGCGATGATGCTGGGCCTGGCCGTGGGTCAGCTGGTGATCGGGCCGTTGAGCGACGCCGTGGGGCGTCGTGGTCCGCTGTTGGTGGGCGTGGCCCTGTTCACGGTGACGTCGGTGCTGTGCGTGTTCGTGCCGGACGTGACGTTGTTCATCGTGCTGCGGTTCGTGCAGGGTGTGGCCGGTGCCGCGGGTGCGGTGATCGGTCGTGCGGTGGTGCGTGACCTGTTCGCGGGTGATGACGCGGTGCGGTTCTTCTCGCGTCTGGCGCTGGTGATGATGCTGGCTCCGCTGTTGGCTCCGTTGGCGGGTGCGCAGTTGCTGCTGGTGGGTCCGTGGCAGTTGAGTTTTTGGGTGCTGGCGGTGATGTCGGCGCTGAGCTTTGTGCTGGTGTTGGTGTGGTTGCCGGAGAGTCTGCCGGTGCAGGACCGTCGTCGGCAGGGTCCGCGTCAGTTGGTGGTGACGGTGGGTGGTCTGCTGCGTCAGCCGCGTTTTGTGGGTCCGGTGCTGACGATGGGGCTCAGTTTCGGGATGTTGTTCACGTACGTGTCGGCGTTCTCGTTCGTGTCGCAGACGGAGTTCGGTGTCTCGCCGCAGTTGTACGCGGGGCTGTTCGCGGTGAACGCGCTGGGGATGATGGCGGGTACGCAGCTGAACGGTTTCCTGGTGGGTCGTGTGGAGACGCTGCGGCGGCTGGGGATGGGTCTGGTGCTGGCTCTTGCCTCGGTGGGTGTGTTGGCGGCGCTGGCGGTGCTGGGTGTGGCCCAGTTGTGGATGGTCGTGGCGCTGCTCGCGCTGATGATGCTCAGTGTCGGTTTCATCATGCCGAACGCGACGGTGACGGCTCTGGACGGGCAGCCGGCCGCGGTGGCGGGTACGGCTTCGGCGTTGATGGGTGCGTTGCAGTTCGCGCTGGGCGGTGGTGTGGCGTCGCTGGCGGGGCTGACGGAGACGGGTGAGCCGTCGTTGGTGAGTATGGCGGTGGTGATGGTGTCGGTGGCGGTGCTGTCGCTGCTGGCGTATGTGTGGTCGGTGCGCACGAAGGTGCGGTGA
- a CDS encoding AMP-binding protein yields the protein MWARGLSGLSDLVYGVATEEAHAEVFSVRGERGRWERVKAGGFATEVTAVAKGLVAAGVGEGDRIVVVSGSHQDWVRLAFAVWSVRAVLVPLPESVSAERLTHVVRQTRPAAAVVQGERLLRTVSGLQRELPDLGRVWRMDAGLAGVVSLGAYMDASSVRFRRDGAVAEDVAVVLYPVSTVSRLTRGVVLSHGALLSAAADVVDRMWPRLSELPEGRASTLLDLPLSQISGLASLVACMVGRVRVGLAGPTGLVRQMEAFKPTVLVCSAQVLQGVFDAERGSARSTGWDSLGTFNAAVESAVQFDRSPRRSAWQRLSRTMYDWQFSRVRELFGGRVHLAVCWGGGLSDRLDSFFGGVGIPVVQAFGTAEAGGVFAAGAVGDRVPGTVGRALEGREVWVSREGEIHVRGGAVFSGYWGEGEASRSAFREGWLATGYAGEVDADGVVSVAGRLRVQAATEELAGRFVARGADEAPALEGRVLPESEGRVLEGRPVQEQRRDSEEGVRRRDARALEGRALEASVEQEPGAASDGGSGEMLAVTAAFAAVDPAGGGEPAVVEPQDQRVERGDAELVAEFEARLRAHPLISQVLVIVEGRPFASALVTLVRDQLEYWRLVNGRPLAMAPEEIAGDRELLREVQGLVYEANRSVPRHLAVRSFHVLAEEFTVQSGLVHASGELRREAVLRAFAEEIDGLYRVRREQQ from the coding sequence ATGTGGGCCCGGGGTCTTTCCGGGCTGAGCGACCTGGTGTACGGGGTGGCCACGGAGGAGGCCCATGCGGAGGTGTTCTCCGTGCGCGGTGAGCGCGGCCGGTGGGAGCGGGTGAAGGCCGGCGGGTTCGCCACGGAGGTGACGGCGGTCGCCAAGGGTTTGGTGGCGGCCGGTGTGGGTGAGGGCGACCGGATCGTGGTGGTGTCGGGGTCGCATCAGGACTGGGTGCGGTTGGCGTTCGCCGTGTGGTCGGTGCGTGCGGTGTTGGTGCCGTTGCCGGAGTCGGTGTCGGCGGAGCGTTTGACGCATGTGGTGCGGCAGACGCGTCCGGCGGCTGCGGTGGTGCAGGGTGAGCGGTTGTTGCGCACGGTGTCGGGTTTGCAGCGTGAGTTGCCGGACCTGGGTCGGGTGTGGCGGATGGACGCGGGTCTGGCGGGTGTGGTGTCGCTGGGTGCGTATATGGACGCGTCGTCGGTGCGGTTTCGTCGGGACGGGGCGGTGGCCGAGGATGTGGCGGTGGTGCTGTATCCGGTGAGTACGGTGTCGCGGTTGACGCGGGGTGTGGTGTTGTCGCACGGGGCGTTGTTGTCGGCTGCGGCGGATGTGGTGGACCGGATGTGGCCGCGGTTGTCGGAGTTGCCTGAGGGCCGGGCGAGCACGTTGTTGGATCTGCCGTTGTCGCAGATCTCGGGGTTGGCTTCGTTGGTGGCGTGCATGGTGGGGCGTGTGCGTGTGGGGTTGGCGGGCCCGACGGGTTTGGTGCGGCAGATGGAGGCGTTCAAGCCGACGGTGCTGGTGTGTTCGGCCCAGGTGTTGCAGGGTGTCTTCGATGCGGAGCGGGGGAGTGCGCGTTCGACGGGGTGGGACTCGTTGGGCACGTTCAACGCGGCGGTGGAGTCGGCGGTGCAGTTCGACCGGTCGCCGCGCAGGAGTGCGTGGCAGCGGTTGTCGCGGACGATGTATGACTGGCAGTTCTCCCGGGTGCGGGAGTTGTTCGGTGGCCGGGTGCATCTGGCGGTGTGCTGGGGCGGTGGGCTGTCGGACCGGTTGGACTCCTTCTTCGGCGGTGTGGGGATTCCGGTGGTGCAGGCGTTCGGTACGGCCGAGGCGGGGGGTGTGTTCGCGGCCGGTGCTGTGGGGGACCGGGTTCCGGGGACGGTGGGGCGTGCCCTGGAGGGTCGTGAGGTGTGGGTGTCGCGTGAGGGCGAGATCCATGTGCGCGGCGGTGCGGTGTTCTCGGGGTACTGGGGTGAGGGTGAGGCCTCGCGGAGTGCGTTTCGTGAGGGGTGGTTGGCGACGGGGTACGCGGGTGAGGTGGACGCGGACGGGGTCGTGAGTGTGGCGGGCCGGTTGCGGGTGCAGGCGGCGACGGAGGAGTTGGCGGGGCGGTTCGTGGCGCGCGGGGCGGATGAGGCGCCTGCGTTGGAGGGCCGTGTGCTGCCGGAGTCTGAGGGGCGTGTGCTGGAGGGTCGTCCGGTGCAGGAGCAGCGGCGTGACTCCGAGGAGGGTGTGCGTCGGCGGGATGCGCGTGCGTTGGAGGGCCGCGCGTTGGAGGCTTCGGTGGAGCAGGAGCCCGGTGCGGCCTCGGATGGGGGTTCGGGGGAGATGCTGGCGGTGACGGCGGCGTTCGCCGCGGTGGATCCGGCTGGGGGCGGGGAGCCCGCCGTGGTGGAGCCGCAGGACCAGCGTGTGGAGCGGGGGGACGCGGAGCTGGTGGCGGAGTTCGAGGCGCGGTTGCGTGCCCATCCGTTGATCAGTCAGGTGTTGGTGATCGTGGAGGGGCGGCCGTTCGCGAGTGCGTTGGTGACGTTGGTGCGTGACCAGTTGGAGTACTGGCGGTTGGTGAACGGTCGGCCGTTGGCGATGGCGCCGGAGGAGATCGCGGGGGACCGTGAGCTGCTGCGTGAGGTGCAGGGGTTGGTGTACGAGGCCAATCGGAGTGTGCCTCGTCATCTGGCGGTGCGGTCGTTTCATGTGTTGGCGGAGGAGTTCACGGTGCAGTCGGGGTTGGTGCACGCGTCGGGGGAGTTGCGGCGTGAGGCGGTGTTGCGGGCGTTCGCGGAGGAGATCGACGGGTTGTACCGGGTGCGGCGTGAGCAGCAGTAG
- a CDS encoding sensor histidine kinase: protein MATAPHHRAGRLTTLAYLFLLLSQNIAALLLLPLVLLSAVLTLTWVGLPFVILTALLLRTLADSQRRTLSHLLIKNSKPPRSRTATPGLPTPTTRPLHRPIVSAYRPIPPTGITRRGTAIITDPATWRDLLWLISGAASFLLVATPLTLIAHGIEQLLFALNLTGPTLYDTYTPTTTLNQLIILIPALALITLGWLLIPLAADTYLRFNRLLLSPSEKARLTARVAHLATSRAHTIDTQASEIRRIERDLHDGAQARLVALGMNLGMAEQIVDKDPETARAMLTEARETTRHALTELRDLVRGIHPPVLVERGLDGAVHALALTHHLPITVTIDLRGRPADPVESAAYFAIAELLTNTAKHAHATHAWIHINHGRNRLVITVTDNGTGGADPAPGSGLAGIRRRLDAFDGTMNITSPPGGPTIVTLEIPCVLSSPKTLPSSETA, encoded by the coding sequence ATGGCCACCGCACCCCACCACCGCGCAGGCCGCCTCACCACCCTGGCCTACCTCTTCCTCCTGCTCTCCCAGAACATCGCCGCCCTCCTCCTGCTCCCCCTCGTCCTGCTCTCGGCCGTACTCACCCTCACCTGGGTCGGCCTCCCCTTCGTCATCCTCACCGCCCTCCTCCTGCGCACCCTCGCTGACAGCCAACGCCGCACCCTCAGCCACCTACTCATCAAAAACAGCAAACCCCCCCGAAGCCGCACCGCCACCCCAGGCCTACCCACCCCCACCACCCGCCCCCTACACCGCCCCATCGTCTCCGCCTACCGCCCCATCCCCCCCACCGGCATCACCCGCCGCGGCACCGCCATCATCACCGACCCCGCCACCTGGAGAGACCTGCTCTGGCTCATCTCCGGAGCCGCCAGCTTCCTCCTCGTCGCCACCCCCCTCACCCTCATCGCCCACGGCATCGAACAACTCCTCTTCGCCCTCAACCTCACCGGCCCCACCCTCTACGACACCTACACCCCCACCACCACCCTCAACCAACTCATCATCCTCATCCCCGCCCTGGCCCTCATCACCCTGGGCTGGCTCCTCATCCCCCTGGCCGCCGACACCTACCTACGCTTCAACCGCCTCCTGCTCTCCCCCTCCGAAAAAGCCCGACTCACCGCCCGCGTCGCCCACCTGGCCACCAGCCGCGCCCACACCATCGACACCCAGGCATCCGAGATCCGCCGCATCGAACGCGACCTCCACGACGGCGCCCAAGCCCGCCTCGTCGCCCTGGGCATGAACCTGGGCATGGCCGAACAAATCGTCGACAAAGACCCCGAAACCGCCCGCGCCATGCTCACCGAAGCCCGCGAAACCACCCGCCACGCCCTCACCGAACTCCGCGACCTCGTCCGCGGCATCCACCCACCCGTCCTCGTCGAACGCGGCCTCGACGGCGCCGTCCACGCCCTCGCCCTCACCCACCACCTGCCCATCACCGTCACCATCGACCTCCGCGGCCGCCCCGCCGACCCCGTGGAGTCCGCCGCCTACTTCGCCATCGCCGAACTCCTCACCAACACCGCCAAACACGCCCACGCCACCCACGCCTGGATCCACATCAACCACGGCCGCAACCGCCTGGTCATCACCGTCACCGACAACGGCACCGGCGGCGCGGACCCCGCCCCCGGCAGCGGCCTGGCCGGCATCCGCAGACGCCTGGACGCCTTTGATGGCACGATGAACATCACCAGCCCACCGGGCGGCCCCACCATCGTGACCCTGGAGATCCCGTGCGTGTTGTCATCGCCGAAGACCTTGCCCTCCTCAGAGACGGCCTGA
- a CDS encoding LuxR C-terminal-related transcriptional regulator has product MRVVIAEDLALLRDGLIRLLQAHDFTVVAAVDNGPDLHTALTEHKPDVAVVDVRLPPTFTDEGLQAAIAARTQIPGLPILVLSQHVEQLYARELLSDDTGGVGYLLKDRVFDIGQFIEAVRRVADGGTAMDPAVISQLLARQDQSGPLAQLTPREREVLSEMAEGRSNSAIAARLYITEKAVSKHINNIFTKLDLPPSSDDSRRVLAVLAFLNGQ; this is encoded by the coding sequence GTGCGTGTTGTCATCGCCGAAGACCTTGCCCTCCTCAGAGACGGCCTGATCCGACTCCTCCAGGCACACGACTTCACCGTCGTCGCCGCCGTCGACAACGGCCCCGACCTGCACACCGCCCTCACCGAACACAAACCCGACGTCGCCGTCGTCGACGTCCGCCTACCCCCCACCTTCACCGACGAAGGCCTCCAAGCCGCCATCGCCGCCCGCACCCAGATCCCCGGCCTGCCCATCCTCGTGCTCTCCCAGCACGTCGAACAGCTCTACGCCCGCGAACTGCTCTCCGACGACACCGGCGGCGTCGGCTACCTCCTCAAGGACCGCGTCTTCGACATCGGCCAGTTCATCGAAGCCGTCCGCCGCGTCGCCGACGGCGGCACCGCCATGGACCCCGCCGTCATCTCCCAACTCCTCGCCCGCCAGGACCAGAGCGGCCCCCTCGCCCAACTCACCCCCCGCGAACGCGAGGTCCTGTCCGAAATGGCCGAAGGACGCTCCAACTCCGCCATCGCCGCACGCCTCTACATCACCGAAAAAGCCGTCAGCAAGCACATCAACAACATCTTCACCAAACTCGACCTGCCGCCCTCCTCCGACGACAGCCGCCGCGTCCTGGCCGTCCTGGCCTTCCTCAACGGCCAGTAA